A region of Pseudomonas putida DNA encodes the following proteins:
- a CDS encoding enoyl-CoA hydratase/isomerase family protein, giving the protein MTTPSSSVLSKVEAGVAWITLNRPEQRNALDIPTLKQLHALLDTCNSDPAVRVVVLTGSGRSFCAGADLAEWADAEARGALESYGWTETAHALMLRLHSLDKPTLAAINGTAVGGGMDLSLCCDLRIAAASARFKSGYTSMAYSPDAGASWHLPRLIGSEQAKRLLFLDELWGAERALAAGLVSEVCADEQLPAVAAELASRLANGPTFAYAQTKRLIREGAQRTLAAQLEAERQAGLLCGRSQDGAEALRASMQRRPANFVGQ; this is encoded by the coding sequence ATGACCACCCCGTCATCGTCAGTGTTGAGCAAGGTCGAAGCCGGCGTTGCCTGGATCACCCTCAATCGCCCCGAGCAGCGCAACGCGCTGGACATTCCCACCCTCAAGCAACTGCACGCCTTGCTGGACACCTGCAACAGCGACCCCGCCGTCCGCGTGGTGGTGCTGACCGGTAGCGGGCGCAGTTTCTGTGCCGGTGCCGACCTAGCCGAGTGGGCCGACGCCGAAGCCCGTGGGGCGCTGGAAAGCTACGGCTGGACCGAGACCGCCCACGCCCTGATGCTGCGCCTGCACAGCCTCGACAAACCGACCCTCGCCGCCATTAACGGCACCGCCGTCGGCGGCGGCATGGACCTGAGCCTGTGCTGTGACCTACGCATCGCCGCTGCTTCGGCACGCTTCAAATCCGGATACACCAGCATGGCCTACAGCCCCGACGCCGGCGCCAGCTGGCACCTGCCACGGCTGATTGGCAGCGAGCAAGCCAAACGCCTGTTGTTCCTCGACGAACTGTGGGGCGCTGAGCGTGCGTTGGCGGCAGGGCTGGTGAGCGAGGTTTGTGCCGACGAGCAGTTGCCTGCGGTGGCCGCCGAACTGGCCAGCCGCCTCGCCAATGGCCCGACCTTCGCCTACGCGCAGACCAAGCGGCTGATCCGCGAAGGCGCCCAGCGCACCCTGGCCGCGCAACTGGAGGCCGAGCGCCAGGCCGGCCTGCTGTGCGGGCGCAGCCAGGACGGCGCGGAGGCACTCCGGGCCTCGATGCAAAGGCGCCCAGCGAACTTCGTCGGCCAATAA
- a CDS encoding amino acid permease, with the protein MTDTHEGKIQLTRALKSRHIFMLSLGGVIGTGLFMGSGVTINQGGPVGAILAYLVAGLLMYLVMVCLGELSVQMPVSGSFQAHATKFIGPATGFMIGWVYWMSWATTVGLEFTAAGMLMTRWFPEVPIWYWSALFVVVLFGLNALATRAFGEAEYWFSGIKVATILGFIVVGVLVIFGAIPLNNGAPAPMLNNLVGESLFPHGLSAVFAVMMTVVYAFQGCEIMGVAAGETEHPEKSIPRAVRNVVFRVLIFYVLAIAVLSAIVPFEQAGLMESPFVQVFDMVGIPYAADLMNFVILTAILSVGNSGLYASTRILWAMSKSGMAPKSLSPLSKRGVPLRALSITLCFALVSLMTSFVAADTLFMVLMAVSGMSGTVTWIVIALAQYRFRKAYLRDGGQLQDLKYKAPLYPLVPLLCITLCCSLFVFLAIDETQRPSLYWGFGFIALCYAAYYVVNRRRQGAFAPSAPGV; encoded by the coding sequence ATGACTGACACCCACGAAGGCAAAATCCAGCTGACCCGCGCGCTGAAAAGCCGGCACATCTTCATGCTGTCGCTGGGCGGCGTGATCGGCACCGGCCTGTTCATGGGCTCGGGCGTGACCATCAACCAAGGCGGGCCGGTGGGGGCGATCCTGGCCTACCTGGTGGCGGGGTTGTTGATGTACCTGGTGATGGTCTGCCTGGGCGAGCTGTCGGTGCAGATGCCGGTTTCCGGTTCATTCCAGGCCCACGCCACCAAATTCATCGGCCCGGCCACGGGCTTCATGATCGGCTGGGTGTACTGGATGAGCTGGGCCACCACCGTGGGCCTGGAGTTCACTGCCGCAGGCATGCTGATGACTCGCTGGTTCCCCGAGGTGCCGATCTGGTACTGGTCGGCGTTGTTCGTGGTCGTGCTGTTCGGCCTCAATGCCCTGGCCACGCGGGCCTTTGGCGAGGCCGAGTACTGGTTCTCGGGGATCAAGGTGGCGACCATCCTCGGCTTTATCGTGGTCGGCGTGCTGGTGATCTTCGGTGCCATCCCGCTGAACAACGGCGCGCCGGCGCCGATGCTCAACAACCTGGTGGGCGAGTCGCTGTTCCCCCACGGCCTGTCGGCGGTGTTCGCGGTGATGATGACCGTGGTGTATGCCTTCCAGGGGTGCGAAATCATGGGCGTTGCGGCCGGCGAGACCGAACACCCGGAGAAGAGCATCCCCCGCGCCGTGCGCAACGTGGTGTTCCGTGTACTGATCTTCTATGTGCTGGCGATTGCCGTGCTGTCGGCCATCGTGCCGTTTGAGCAGGCCGGGTTGATGGAAAGCCCGTTCGTGCAAGTGTTCGACATGGTCGGCATTCCCTATGCGGCCGACCTGATGAACTTCGTCATCCTCACTGCGATCCTGTCGGTGGGCAACTCGGGGCTGTACGCCTCCACACGGATCCTCTGGGCCATGTCCAAGAGCGGCATGGCACCCAAGAGTCTGTCGCCCTTGAGCAAGCGCGGTGTGCCGCTGCGTGCCCTGAGCATCACCCTGTGCTTTGCCCTGGTATCGCTGATGACCAGCTTCGTGGCCGCCGACACCTTGTTCATGGTGCTGATGGCGGTGAGTGGCATGTCTGGCACCGTGACCTGGATCGTCATCGCCCTGGCGCAGTACCGGTTCCGCAAGGCGTACCTGCGTGATGGCGGGCAACTGCAGGACCTCAAGTACAAGGCGCCGTTGTACCCGCTGGTGCCGCTGCTGTGCATCACCTTGTGCTGTTCGCTGTTCGTGTTCCTGGCCATCGACGAGACCCAGCGGCCGTCGTTGTACTGGGGCTTTGGCTTCATTGCCCTGTGCTATGCAGCGTATTACGTGGTGAATCGCCGGCGGCAGGGGGCCTTTGCGCCGAGTGCGCCTGGGGTTTGA
- a CDS encoding ATP-binding protein yields MIRLRTDGLLRRLLLFILLFSLCFTVLASSVQLYFEYRREMRDIEARMALIRAGYLASLERNLWDLDEAQLDVQLRGLVDFSDVARVRLLSDDFTLLRGDAEPKGPLRIERFPLDYQPPSGPARHLGELEVSIDLGAVHRRLYATGLASLLWMGVFLCGLAVALSGLFYRLVTRHLQVMAEFAGRIGAGHWQEPLRLDRRRSAHADEIDTVAHALDDMRRAILSDIERRELDRVALQDKRDELQAMVERRTASLARAKDEAEAANLAKSRFLATMSHELRTPLNGILGMAELLRGARLDALDRQRLEALYKAGEGLLAILNEVLYFARLEEGESHAELLGFSLRQLCAQVLALLEPMALERGDTLHVEVDEQLAAHQHGAEQYLRQVLSNLLANAIKFTEHGQVTLRVQVLASDQHGQRLRVSVSDNGIGIEPAMQAKIFDRFVQASEAVARRYGGTGLGLAICKHLVEKLGGCIGLDSVPGQGSCFWFELDMARGQPTVAHEQARSASASLDILVVEDVALNREVAGGLLLRDGHKVQFAEDAGQALQACAQRRFDLILLDVHLPGMNGVELCRRIRATPGPNRGSRILALTAGVQPAQVPDYLAAGMHGVLAKPLRLEQLRQALAEVTPAEVAAPGSCMDWSLLQTHRSLLGEQKLQQLLAVLRQSIEQHATALADALQARDCTEVSHLAHRLAGSCDSLGFAGLACVLRRLEDAAQRHDEQALLALGEPLTAQLEQARTTLKQLIQG; encoded by the coding sequence ATGATCCGCCTGCGCACCGACGGCCTGTTGCGCCGCCTGCTGTTGTTCATCCTGCTGTTCAGCCTGTGCTTCACGGTGCTGGCCAGTTCCGTGCAGCTGTACTTCGAATACCGCCGCGAGATGCGCGACATCGAGGCGCGCATGGCGTTGATCCGCGCCGGTTACCTGGCCAGCCTGGAGCGCAACCTGTGGGACCTCGACGAGGCGCAACTGGACGTACAGCTGCGTGGTTTGGTGGACTTTTCCGACGTGGCGCGGGTACGCCTGCTCAGCGATGACTTCACACTGTTACGCGGCGATGCCGAGCCCAAGGGGCCACTGCGCATCGAGCGTTTCCCGCTGGATTACCAGCCACCGTCGGGGCCGGCTCGGCACCTTGGCGAGCTTGAGGTGAGCATCGACCTGGGGGCGGTGCACCGGCGGCTCTATGCCACGGGCTTGGCCAGCCTGCTGTGGATGGGGGTGTTTCTGTGTGGCTTGGCGGTCGCGTTGTCCGGGTTGTTCTACCGCCTGGTCACGCGCCATTTGCAAGTCATGGCCGAGTTTGCCGGGCGCATCGGTGCCGGGCACTGGCAGGAACCGCTACGGCTGGACCGCCGCCGCTCGGCGCATGCCGATGAGATCGACACCGTGGCCCATGCACTGGACGACATGCGCCGGGCCATCCTCAGCGACATCGAGCGCCGCGAGCTTGACCGCGTGGCCTTGCAGGACAAGCGCGACGAGCTGCAGGCGATGGTCGAGCGGCGCACCGCGAGCCTGGCCCGAGCCAAGGACGAGGCCGAAGCCGCCAACCTGGCCAAGTCACGCTTCCTGGCGACCATGAGCCATGAGCTGCGCACGCCGCTCAATGGCATCCTCGGCATGGCCGAACTGCTGCGTGGCGCCAGGCTCGATGCGCTCGACCGGCAACGCCTGGAGGCGTTGTACAAGGCGGGCGAAGGGCTGTTGGCCATTCTTAACGAGGTGCTCTACTTTGCCCGTCTCGAAGAGGGCGAGAGCCATGCCGAATTGCTCGGTTTTTCGCTGCGCCAGCTGTGCGCGCAGGTGCTGGCATTGCTCGAACCGATGGCCCTGGAACGCGGCGATACCTTGCACGTGGAGGTCGATGAGCAACTGGCGGCGCATCAGCATGGCGCCGAGCAGTACCTGCGCCAGGTGCTGAGCAACCTGCTGGCCAACGCCATCAAGTTCACCGAGCACGGCCAGGTCACGCTCAGGGTGCAGGTGTTGGCCAGTGATCAGCACGGGCAGCGCCTGCGGGTGTCGGTGAGTGACAATGGCATCGGCATCGAACCGGCCATGCAGGCGAAGATTTTCGACCGTTTCGTCCAGGCCAGCGAAGCCGTGGCCCGACGCTACGGCGGCACTGGCCTGGGCCTGGCGATCTGCAAGCACCTGGTGGAAAAGCTTGGCGGCTGCATCGGCCTGGACAGCGTGCCAGGGCAGGGCAGTTGCTTCTGGTTCGAACTCGACATGGCCCGTGGGCAGCCCACCGTTGCCCATGAGCAGGCCCGCTCGGCGTCGGCCAGCCTGGATATCCTGGTGGTCGAGGACGTGGCATTGAACCGTGAGGTGGCGGGCGGGTTGCTGTTGCGCGATGGCCATAAAGTGCAGTTTGCCGAGGATGCCGGGCAAGCCCTGCAAGCCTGTGCCCAGCGCCGCTTCGACCTGATCCTGCTGGATGTGCACTTGCCCGGCATGAACGGGGTGGAGTTGTGCCGGCGGATCCGCGCCACCCCTGGGCCAAACCGTGGCAGCCGGATCCTGGCGCTGACTGCCGGGGTGCAACCGGCACAAGTCCCCGATTACCTGGCCGCTGGCATGCACGGCGTGCTGGCCAAGCCGCTGAGGTTGGAGCAGCTGCGCCAGGCCTTGGCCGAGGTAACGCCTGCCGAGGTGGCCGCACCGGGCTCATGCATGGACTGGTCACTGCTGCAGACCCACCGCAGCTTGCTGGGCGAGCAGAAGCTGCAGCAGCTGCTGGCGGTACTGCGCCAGTCGATCGAGCAGCACGCCACAGCGCTGGCCGATGCCTTGCAGGCACGCGATTGCACAGAGGTGTCGCACCTGGCGCACCGTTTGGCGGGCAGTTGCGACTCCCTCGGCTTTGCTGGCTTGGCTTGTGTGTTGCGCCGCCTTGAGGACGCCGCCCAGCGTCACGATGAACAGGCATTGCTGGCGCTCGGCGAGCCGTTAACGGCACAGCTGGAACAGGCCCGTACCACCCTGAAACAGTTGATCCAGGGCTGA
- a CDS encoding substrate-binding periplasmic protein, which translates to MPGLQAAAGEPVRYCDYPVYPPISWSDGHQVRGLAPTVVRELFARMGREVQTVVLGNWKRCLMDAAAGRVDVVLAYDSDQRDQGMRFSSVPVIREEVAVFFNRRRPVQFQQLEDLARYRGGLLYGESYGAEFDRFVARHQNIERVSSSQQNFGKLIRGRIDFVIQERRTGELFIEHLPGAEDIRALPAALSVDYLRVAVSRRSPLSQHMGEIDQQLRRMSEAGEIERWLEQSEVTYRDMINLPADAR; encoded by the coding sequence ATGCCGGGCTTGCAGGCGGCAGCGGGCGAGCCAGTGCGCTACTGCGACTACCCGGTGTACCCGCCGATTTCCTGGAGTGATGGCCACCAGGTGCGCGGGCTGGCGCCGACGGTGGTGCGTGAGCTGTTCGCGCGCATGGGGCGAGAGGTGCAGACCGTGGTCCTGGGCAATTGGAAGCGTTGCCTGATGGACGCTGCCGCCGGGCGGGTGGACGTGGTGCTGGCCTACGACAGCGACCAACGCGACCAAGGCATGCGCTTTTCTTCGGTGCCGGTGATACGCGAAGAAGTGGCGGTGTTTTTCAATCGCCGCCGGCCGGTGCAGTTCCAGCAGTTGGAAGACTTGGCCCGGTACCGTGGTGGGCTGCTTTACGGTGAAAGCTATGGCGCCGAATTCGACCGTTTCGTCGCCCGCCACCAGAACATCGAGCGGGTGTCGTCCAGCCAGCAGAACTTCGGCAAGCTGATCCGTGGGCGCATCGACTTCGTGATCCAGGAGCGGCGCACCGGGGAGCTGTTCATCGAGCATCTGCCCGGCGCCGAAGACATCCGCGCCTTGCCGGCCGCGCTGAGCGTGGACTACCTGCGCGTGGCGGTGTCGCGCCGGTCACCGCTAAGCCAGCACATGGGCGAGATCGACCAACAGTTGCGGCGCATGAGCGAGGCGGGCGAGATCGAGCGCTGGCTGGAGCAGAGCGAAGTGACCTACCGCGACATGATCAACCTGCCGGCGGATGCTCGATGA
- a CDS encoding response regulator, with amino-acid sequence MTPRVLIVDDDPLIRDLLQAYLSQEGYDVHCADTAEKAEALLGSQDVDLVLLDIRLPGKDGLTLTRELRVRSEVGIILITGRNDDIDRIVGLECGADDYIMKPLNPRELVSRAKNLIRRVRHAREVHPAPACAQSLKQFADWALDIDRRRLIDPRGGQTLLTHGEFQLLSVFLRNSGHTLSRDQLMDQIRNREWVPNDRSIDVLVGRLRRKLHDDPAEPQLIITIHGTGYLFTASVAA; translated from the coding sequence ATGACGCCTCGGGTATTGATCGTCGATGACGATCCGCTTATTCGTGACTTGCTGCAGGCCTATCTGTCTCAGGAAGGCTATGACGTGCACTGCGCCGACACCGCCGAAAAGGCCGAAGCCCTGCTCGGCAGCCAGGACGTCGACCTGGTGCTGCTGGACATTCGCCTGCCCGGCAAGGACGGCCTGACCCTGACCCGCGAGCTGCGGGTGCGCTCGGAAGTCGGCATCATCCTCATCACCGGCCGCAATGACGACATCGACCGCATTGTCGGCCTTGAGTGCGGCGCCGACGACTACATCATGAAGCCGCTCAACCCCCGAGAGCTGGTGTCCCGTGCCAAGAACCTGATTCGCCGCGTGCGCCATGCCCGCGAGGTGCACCCGGCGCCAGCCTGCGCGCAGTCGCTCAAGCAATTTGCCGACTGGGCGCTGGACATTGATCGTCGGCGCCTGATCGACCCCCGTGGCGGGCAAACCCTGCTGACCCACGGCGAGTTCCAGCTGCTCAGTGTGTTCTTGCGCAACAGCGGGCATACCCTGAGCCGCGACCAGCTGATGGACCAGATCCGCAACCGTGAGTGGGTGCCCAACGACCGTTCCATCGACGTGCTGGTCGGCCGCCTGCGCCGCAAGCTGCATGACGACCCGGCCGAGCCGCAACTGATCATCACCATTCATGGCACCGGCTACCTGTTCACCGCCAGCGTGGCGGCGTGA
- a CDS encoding TetR family transcriptional regulator C-terminal domain-containing protein: MSQEARYHRMLPELRKANLVEATLVCLKRHGFQGASIRKISAEAGVSVGLISHHYAGKDELVAEAYMAVTGRVMGLLREAMAQAAPTARERLSAFFRASFCAELLDPQLLDAWLAFWGAVKTADAINQVHDHSYGEYRNELSRLLATLAVEEGWQGFDADLAAISLSALLDGLWLESGLNPGTFTPAQGVQICEAWVDGLQAGGRQRFSLPKGC, from the coding sequence ATGAGCCAGGAAGCCCGCTACCACCGCATGCTGCCGGAATTGCGCAAAGCCAACCTGGTCGAGGCGACCTTGGTGTGCCTCAAGCGCCATGGTTTTCAGGGGGCTTCGATCCGCAAGATTTCCGCCGAGGCCGGGGTCTCGGTGGGGCTGATCAGCCACCACTATGCTGGCAAGGACGAACTGGTGGCCGAGGCCTACATGGCGGTCACCGGGCGGGTCATGGGCTTGTTGCGCGAAGCCATGGCCCAGGCCGCGCCCACCGCCCGTGAGCGGCTGTCGGCGTTCTTCCGCGCCTCGTTCTGCGCCGAACTGCTCGACCCGCAACTGCTCGACGCCTGGCTGGCGTTCTGGGGCGCCGTGAAAACCGCCGATGCGATCAACCAGGTGCATGACCATTCGTATGGCGAATACCGCAACGAGTTGAGCCGGCTGCTTGCCACACTGGCCGTGGAAGAGGGCTGGCAAGGCTTTGACGCCGACCTGGCGGCGATCAGCCTGAGCGCCTTGCTCGATGGCCTGTGGCTTGAATCGGGCCTTAACCCAGGCACCTTCACACCGGCCCAGGGCGTGCAGATTTGCGAGGCCTGGGTCGATGGCCTGCAGGCCGGTGGTCGGCAACGTTTCAGCCTGCCCAAGGGCTGTTGA
- a CDS encoding enoyl-CoA hydratase: MNDLITRELDQGLLTLTFNRPDKLNALNIAMYRQFGDLLQAAGDDPQVDAILITGGPHCFSAGNDLRDFLDNPPSDRDSPVFRLMRIVMGLEKPLIAAVNGAAIGIGATLLLHCDQVLVSRSVKLRIPFAPLGVCPEFGSSLLLPRMLGHARAARLLMANALLDGEQAVAWGLANELHDDGEQCLAAARQLARRLQSYPQGALRISKRLLKDGGRAELEATVERESQLFIECLRTPEAKAALRGLIKD, encoded by the coding sequence ATGAACGACCTGATCACACGCGAGCTGGACCAGGGCCTGCTGACCCTGACCTTCAACCGCCCCGACAAGCTCAATGCCCTGAACATCGCAATGTACCGCCAGTTTGGCGACCTGCTGCAGGCGGCAGGTGATGACCCGCAAGTCGACGCGATCCTCATCACCGGCGGCCCGCACTGCTTCAGCGCCGGCAACGACCTTCGTGACTTCCTCGACAACCCGCCCAGCGACAGGGACAGCCCGGTGTTCCGCCTGATGCGCATTGTCATGGGCCTGGAAAAGCCGCTGATCGCCGCCGTCAATGGCGCGGCGATCGGCATCGGTGCCACGTTGCTGCTGCATTGCGACCAGGTGCTGGTCAGCCGCTCGGTCAAGCTGCGCATACCCTTTGCACCGCTGGGCGTGTGCCCGGAGTTCGGCTCCAGCCTGCTGCTGCCGCGCATGCTCGGGCATGCCCGCGCCGCCCGTTTGCTGATGGCTAACGCGTTACTCGATGGTGAGCAGGCGGTGGCCTGGGGCTTGGCCAATGAGCTGCATGACGATGGCGAACAGTGCCTGGCGGCTGCCCGGCAACTGGCGCGGCGGCTGCAAAGCTACCCGCAAGGGGCGCTGCGTATCAGCAAGCGCCTGCTCAAGGATGGGGGGCGCGCGGAGCTTGAGGCCACTGTGGAGCGGGAGAGCCAGTTGTTCATCGAATGCCTGCGTACGCCTGAGGCCAAGGCGGCGTTGCGGGGGTTGATCAAGGACTGA
- a CDS encoding lipocalin-like domain-containing protein gives MNAKACVLWCALLSGCDQPAPAPDSFAGLGQQASGFNPVTRDHALVFPRDHGAHDGFRIEWWYVTANLKDRQGRDWGAQWTLFRSALHPGAETADWNSPNLWMGHAALTGPGGHRSGETLARGGVGQAGVEAEPFRAWINGWSLQGAEGIAQLQMKAVGEGFAYDLRLRSDKPLVLHGSQGYSEKSGKGQASYYYSQPAYRVTGEVQHEGQCIAVTGQAWLDREWSSQPLAAGQTGWDWFSLHLDSGAKLMLFQVREAQGLPYRAGTWVSAQGEVVALQGDQIELQALAWTRQENGKDVPTRWQVRVPRYGVDVQADAVEPRAWMRTRFPYWEGPVRLQGSAGGRGYLEMTGY, from the coding sequence ATGAACGCTAAAGCCTGTGTGTTGTGGTGCGCGCTGCTGAGCGGTTGCGATCAGCCTGCGCCAGCACCGGATAGTTTTGCCGGGCTGGGCCAGCAGGCGAGCGGGTTCAACCCGGTGACGCGTGACCATGCCTTGGTGTTCCCTCGCGATCACGGTGCCCACGATGGCTTTCGCATTGAATGGTGGTATGTCACGGCCAACCTCAAGGACCGCCAGGGGCGCGACTGGGGCGCGCAATGGACGCTGTTCCGTTCGGCCCTGCACCCTGGGGCAGAGACCGCCGACTGGAACAGCCCGAACCTGTGGATGGGGCACGCGGCCTTGACCGGGCCAGGCGGGCATCGTTCTGGCGAGACCCTGGCGCGTGGGGGTGTCGGGCAGGCCGGGGTGGAGGCTGAGCCGTTCCGGGCCTGGATCAATGGCTGGTCTTTGCAGGGCGCGGAGGGCATCGCTCAGTTGCAGATGAAAGCGGTCGGTGAAGGCTTTGCTTATGACCTGAGGCTGCGCAGTGACAAGCCGCTGGTGCTGCACGGCAGCCAGGGTTACAGCGAAAAGTCGGGCAAGGGGCAAGCCTCGTATTACTACAGCCAACCCGCTTATCGCGTCACGGGTGAGGTGCAGCACGAGGGCCAATGCATCGCGGTCACGGGCCAGGCCTGGCTTGACCGGGAGTGGAGCAGCCAACCGTTGGCGGCCGGGCAGACGGGGTGGGACTGGTTTTCACTGCACCTGGACAGTGGCGCGAAGCTGATGTTGTTCCAGGTGCGCGAGGCCCAGGGTTTGCCGTATCGGGCGGGGACGTGGGTCAGTGCGCAGGGCGAGGTGGTGGCGCTGCAAGGCGATCAGATTGAGCTTCAGGCGTTGGCCTGGACCCGGCAGGAAAACGGCAAGGACGTGCCGACGCGCTGGCAGGTGCGGGTGCCGCGGTATGGGGTCGATGTGCAGGCCGATGCTGTGGAGCCGCGTGCCTGGATGCGCACCCGGTTTCCTTACTGGGAGGGGCCGGTGCGGTTGCAGGGGAGTGCGGGGGGCCGGGGGTATCTGGAGATGACCGGGTATTGA
- a CDS encoding ABC transporter permease, with protein sequence MSPLLLTLQALLSHWRRHRVQCFSIFTGLWLATALWTGVQALNSQARSDYARASAVLAGPMQAQLVPRGGERFDQALYLQLRQSGWPVAPVLEGRLRFAGEQPVSVRLIGIEPLSLPSTTAVAGVRAADFDLQAFIGMPGQAWVGPDTLRQLGKAVTDRAVSSEGQVLPPFVLKPELAPGVIVVDIGHAQTLLQAPRRLSRLLLTGPAEPLPAAIAAQLELQPPSDDGGLQRLTESFHLNLTALGLLAFVVGLFIAHAAIGLALEQRRGLIRSLRACGVSLNSLLLGLGLELGLFAVLGGLAGVASGYGLAVLLLPDFAASLRGLYGAQVATVLHLPAWWWLTGVLVSVLGALLAGVGSVMQAARLPLLALAQPQAWRWAQSRGLKRQRWVAVFLLLGMLGCWQLGQGLVSAFITVAALLLACALLLPALLDSVLAWAARGCRRPLSQWFIADSRQQLPALSLALMALLLALAASVGVGSMTEGFRKTFVGWLDARLSADLFVTPRDTAQGLQISEWLKQQPAATVVLPGWRVETHLQGWPVQVQGVIDHPAYRERWPLLDQHAQAWQQLAQGKAVMLSEQLARRLKVTVSDTLPLAAGAAQPMTVVGVYADYGNPKGHVLVNADWLRRHWPQAALTGLSLDVDSTHLAPLKAALQQRFALDDSRVVEQSRLKRWSTEVFNRTFAATAALNSLTLGVAGVAMFINLLTLSQSRLGQLAPLWALGVRRSQLVWLTLGQTLMLSSLTVLLAIPVGVLLAWCLVAVVNVQAFGWRLPLYVFPAQLLQLAMLGLLTSLLASAWPLWQLAQRHPSDLLRQFADER encoded by the coding sequence ATGAGCCCACTACTGCTAACCCTGCAGGCGCTGCTGAGTCATTGGCGGCGTCATCGCGTGCAGTGCTTCAGCATTTTCACCGGCTTGTGGCTGGCCACTGCGTTGTGGACCGGCGTGCAGGCGCTCAACAGCCAGGCGCGCAGCGACTATGCCCGCGCCAGTGCGGTGCTGGCGGGGCCGATGCAGGCGCAACTGGTACCGCGTGGCGGTGAGCGGTTCGATCAGGCGCTGTACCTGCAGCTGCGCCAGTCGGGCTGGCCGGTTGCTCCGGTACTGGAGGGGCGGTTGCGGTTTGCTGGCGAGCAGCCGGTGAGTGTGCGGCTGATAGGCATCGAGCCGTTGAGCCTGCCATCGACCACCGCCGTGGCTGGCGTGCGGGCGGCTGACTTCGACTTGCAGGCCTTTATAGGTATGCCGGGGCAAGCCTGGGTAGGGCCGGATACCTTGCGTCAGCTGGGCAAGGCCGTTACCGACAGGGCCGTGAGCAGTGAGGGGCAGGTACTGCCGCCTTTTGTGCTCAAGCCGGAGCTGGCGCCTGGTGTGATCGTGGTCGACATCGGCCATGCCCAAACCTTGCTGCAAGCCCCCCGGCGACTGTCGCGGCTGTTGCTGACGGGGCCTGCCGAACCCTTGCCTGCGGCCATTGCCGCGCAGCTCGAACTGCAGCCACCCAGTGATGACGGTGGCTTGCAGCGCCTGACCGAAAGCTTTCACCTGAACCTCACCGCCCTTGGCCTATTGGCCTTCGTGGTCGGGCTGTTTATCGCCCATGCCGCCATTGGCCTGGCACTGGAGCAACGCCGGGGCCTGATCAGAAGCCTGCGTGCCTGTGGCGTCAGCTTGAACAGCCTGTTACTAGGGCTGGGTTTGGAACTGGGCCTGTTCGCGGTGCTGGGCGGCCTGGCCGGGGTGGCTAGCGGCTATGGGCTGGCGGTGTTGCTGCTGCCGGACTTCGCTGCCAGCTTGCGCGGCCTGTATGGCGCTCAGGTCGCCACCGTGTTGCACCTGCCGGCGTGGTGGTGGTTGACGGGGGTCCTGGTGAGTGTGCTGGGGGCGCTGCTGGCCGGTGTGGGCAGTGTCATGCAGGCCGCCCGCCTGCCGCTGTTGGCACTGGCGCAACCGCAGGCGTGGCGGTGGGCACAAAGCCGCGGGTTGAAACGCCAGCGCTGGGTGGCAGTGTTCTTGCTGCTGGGGATGCTGGGCTGTTGGCAATTGGGCCAGGGCCTGGTCAGTGCATTTATCACGGTGGCGGCACTGCTGCTGGCATGCGCACTGTTGCTGCCGGCCTTGCTCGACAGCGTGTTGGCCTGGGCTGCACGTGGGTGCCGTCGGCCCCTCTCGCAGTGGTTCATCGCCGACAGCCGCCAGCAACTGCCCGCATTGAGCCTGGCGCTTATGGCCTTGCTGCTGGCACTGGCCGCCAGTGTTGGCGTGGGCAGCATGACCGAGGGTTTTCGCAAGACCTTTGTCGGCTGGCTTGATGCACGCTTGTCCGCTGACCTCTTCGTGACGCCTCGGGACACCGCGCAAGGCCTGCAGATCAGTGAGTGGCTCAAGCAGCAACCTGCGGCCACGGTGGTGCTGCCTGGCTGGCGTGTGGAAACGCACCTGCAGGGGTGGCCGGTGCAGGTGCAGGGGGTGATCGACCACCCTGCCTACCGCGAGCGCTGGCCTTTGCTGGACCAACACGCGCAGGCCTGGCAGCAGTTGGCACAGGGCAAGGCGGTGATGCTCAGCGAACAATTGGCCCGGCGCCTGAAGGTGACGGTGAGCGACACATTGCCACTGGCGGCAGGCGCCGCGCAGCCCATGACGGTGGTCGGGGTGTATGCCGACTACGGCAACCCCAAAGGCCATGTGCTGGTCAATGCCGACTGGCTGCGCAGACACTGGCCGCAGGCGGCGCTGACCGGCCTGAGCCTGGATGTCGACTCCACGCACCTGGCGCCGCTGAAGGCTGCGTTGCAGCAGCGCTTCGCCCTGGATGACAGCCGCGTGGTCGAGCAGTCGCGCTTGAAGCGCTGGTCGACCGAGGTGTTCAACCGCACCTTTGCGGCCACCGCCGCCCTCAACAGCCTCACGCTCGGTGTCGCCGGCGTGGCCATGTTCATCAACCTGCTGACCCTGAGCCAAAGCCGGCTGGGCCAGTTGGCGCCGCTCTGGGCCCTGGGTGTGCGCCGCTCGCAACTGGTCTGGCTGACGCTGGGTCAGACGCTCATGTTGAGCAGCCTCACCGTGCTGTTGGCGATCCCTGTCGGTGTCTTGCTGGCCTGGTGCCTGGTGGCGGTGGTGAACGTGCAGGCGTTTGGCTGGCGTTTGCCGCTGTATGTGTTTCCGGCGCAATTGCTGCAGTTGGCCATGCTGGGCCTGCTCACCAGCCTGCTGGCCAGCGCCTGGCCGTTGTGGCAGTTGGCGCAGCGCCATCCCAGCGATCTGTTGAGGCAGTTTGCCGATGAACGCTAA